Genomic segment of Triticum aestivum cultivar Chinese Spring unplaced genomic scaffold, IWGSC CS RefSeq v2.1 scaffold1354, whole genome shotgun sequence:
GAACGGAACTGTATGGTTCACAAAACATTAATACTAAcaagtactccctcggttccaaaatagatgacctgaCTTTATACTAATTTTGcactaaaattagtacaaagttgaatcatttattttagaacggagggagtacagtaTAATATATATAGACTGTCATAAAAATTTACTCACAAACAAGACGGCGCCGATGGTGTCAGTCGTTAGAGGGAATGCCAACGAGGCCTCCTCCTGCAGCCTGAGCAGCACGTCAAGGAGATCCTCGTCGTCGGTGGCACCGTTGCCGGGATCCAGCGACTCTTTGCGCCCCTTGATAATCTCAGCGATTATCTGATGGATGCGAGCACAGCTCCTCTTCATGTGGCGCTCGCCATTGCTCAGCCACCGTGATAACGGTGATGACGGGAAGAGGTCGACGAGGCAAAAGCCACCCAGCAGCCGGAACACCTCGTCCAACTCGCGGAGGTACTCTTCCTGCTGCGGGAACTTGCCACCGAAAACTGCCTGCGAGATGACGTCGTTGCTGAGCGCGGCCACCATCTCGCTGATGTTGACGGTAGCACCGGCGGAGGCCGTGATGGAGCGGACGAGGTCGCCGACCTCCTTGGCCCGGATGCCCTCCATGCGTTTGACCTGCTTGGAGCTGAGGAGCTCCACGACACACAGCTTGCGCATCTGGCGCCAATGGTCGCCGTAGGGGGCGAAGAGGAGGCCCTTGCCACCACGGCCAGCGATGTCCAGCGTGACGCTACAGGGCCGGCCTGCGAGCGCGAGGTCGTTGGTCTTCATCACCAGCGCTGCCCCCTCAGCGCTGGAAACGATCACCGTCGAGACCTCCCCTAGCTTCAGGAGCATCAATGGCCCATGCCGGCGAGACAGCTTTGTAATGGTGCGGTGTGGGAGGAGGCTGTGGACGTGGTGGAGGCTGCCGATGATAGGAAGCGTCCATGGTCCGGGAGGCAACTCCTGCTTGGCCTTGCTTCTACCACTGGAGGAAGCTTTGAGCTTGAGAAGCCAAGTGACCAACACCGTGGCAAGGGCTACGAGGCATAAACTAATTAGCACCTCCATGTCAATACTGCAGTGATGTGTTTCAAGCTTTCCGCTCGCTGGTAAGAATATATATACACGTATGCGGTGAACGGAAATGCAACTCCACTGCTAAGTTAGCGAAAACGTATTATTGATAAGAGAGTGGTTTTTCAGCTTCCAGGTGCCCCTACACCCTCTATAACCAGTAAATTCAGAAAAAGGGACTAACTGTTCTCTGTGGGGCTTTCTCTTCCACCCCCCACGACCCCCGCTAGGGTTCcctaccccgccgccgccgaccgccgggcGCGCGCCTCCTAGCCCGCCCCGCTCCCctccgcccccctctcctcccctcccctcccgcggCGCGCCCGCGCGTGCCTGCAAAGCCCGGTGGCCACAGCGGCGGCGGGGCCCTTCTTCCCCATCCGCTTGTGGGCGCCGGCGCGGGGAGGCCCCTTCGAGTGGCGGCGCTGGACGTCCGCGGGGTCCAGCGGCGCGGCGACGGTCTCACGGGTCGGCGGGGTGGCCTGCTGGTGGCGGCGCTCCGGCTACCTTCGTTCCGCGCGCGGCGGGGTGGCTACGATGCTCCCGTctcgggaggtggcgcgcggccggtctcttgccggatccggccggatctggcgtTGGGGGCCTGCCGGCGGCGCGTGGCTCCGGTGGTGCATGCCCGGCGGCTCCGGCGCTTGGAGCTCGACGGGCGACGCGGGTAGGGCAGCGGCCGGGCGTGGCCGCtgctccggccgtgggcggcggcatGGGGAGGTCTCGGTGGTGTCCTCCCAGTGTCGTGGCGGCTTCACGGTCGGGCCGTCTCGACCTTCACCCCATCTCCTCATCGTCCGGGCGCTACTCCCATCAATGGGCTGGTcctctcccagctgcggtccaCTGCTCATCTCGCACCCcggtgctgcaggaccgagctcgtctcgcgcatggTGCAGCAGGAATGACCTCGTCCCCCTGTCGATGCTGCAGGATcgagctcgtctcgcgctcggGGCAGCAGGACGGGTCGGTGGATGCCAATTTTGGCCGACCTATTGCGTCTCGACGCTGGGGGTtgcccaggggtgcgaaaggtgaGACCTTTCTGCTCGTCTCTTTTGTTGGGGTGCGacgggtctcgggtgaggtggtgtcgaggtcttggatgctggggcggcggccctggtggtggtagcgtGGTGCTCGTGGGCAGAGCCCGTGCCTTGGTGTTGCCCGGTCACCATGGCCGTGTGGGTGACGTGGTTGCCGGGgggtggcgttcggtggcggtgagtgttggccgaggtgaaaacaTGTTCTGTCTTCGGACGGACTGGCGGCGGCgaagatcgttcccttcttgaaggcgtcgcggCGACCCTCATTGCCTGTCATGCGGCTCCGGGGGgaactctgatccttggatcgggcggtggtggcgcgccggtgtcgttcccttcctgaaggcgccacCTTGGAGCGCATGGctcgtcatatgtagcttcatctcTGCGTGGaggtagtgctaggggtggtgttgccgcgctcagcgcctatgtatcttaCCCTGGGTGTATGCGTGTGTTGCGGTGGCGTGGCGTGTGTTTGTACTGGGTGCTTGTTgtttggtgctttatatataaagcggggcgaaagtctTTTTGGTAAattcaggaaaaataaaataaaattcagaaaaaaaatctgaaaacttGCAACATCACATATGATCAGACTTTGTAGGAGCTTGCAATTTTTCGTACCAAACTTCAGATTTAGTTAAGAAAAATCTATttatttgaatttactgttcacaaagGGAATAGGGACACACTACTAgcaaaaccctagtagtagcgcgggtttagtgcctactagtagcgcgggacatagcgctactagtaaggcgctacagctattccttggcagtagcgcgtgcgacacacgctactgctaagacatatagccgCAGCGTGTGTtcactcccgcgctactgctaatctagctagtagtagcgtgtttactctccatcgctactagtatttatttatttttcatttttttatttttagtgtatttatatatCGTTATataaattttggtacaataccaattatgaggttgttatatcattatgttcataacagtgtgtcaaatgaagatgggttaggttcaagtggaggcaacatgtggtgcatgtcaaaagtatactactaatccaaacttgatctagtttggactagtagtactttcgatgtgcatcacatgttgccttcacttgaatttaatccgccaacacaagctatttaatcatcatcatagtcattgcCACCAACAGTAGTTGTTTAAtaatcatagtcatagtgtagcacatcattatcttcaaactcattcaagctagctaatcaccaccaacactagctg
This window contains:
- the LOC123172245 gene encoding zealexin A1 synthase-like: MEVLISLCLVALATVLVTWLLKLKASSSGRSKAKQELPPGPWTLPIIGSLHHVHSLLPHRTITKLSRRHGPLMLLKLGEVSTVIVSSAEGAALVMKTNDLALAGRPCSVTLDIAGRGGKGLLFAPYGDHWRQMRKLCVVELLSSKQVKRMEGIRAKEVGDLVRSITASAGATVNISEMVAALSNDVISQAVFGGKFPQQEEYLRELDEVFRLLGGFCLVDLFPSSPLSRWLSNGERHMKRSCARIHQIIAEIIKGRKESLDPGNGATDDEDLLDVLLRLQEEASLAFPLTTDTIGAVLFDMFAAGTESTSTVLEWTMSELVIHPEAMAKAQQEVRQVLGEKRAIITNRDLGELHYLRMVIKEVLRLHPPGPLVPRRAREDCKMMGYNILKGTNVYVNVFGISRDPTYWKNPEEFKPERFENNSIDYNGTYFEYTPFGSGRRLCPGMLFSTSTLDIVLANLLYHFNWILPDGASLDMSEKFGLTVNKRYDLKLRAVPHMWNYEVQSE